Genomic window (Carassius auratus strain Wakin unplaced genomic scaffold, ASM336829v1 scaf_tig00216043, whole genome shotgun sequence):
aaaaggctacTCTTCACTCACAGCTTCACCTTTCAATAGTCTTGTTACTTAGCCGACAACATTCatatagaaaaaagttattaactTTAATTCTGAGATAGCACAACTTAAGATAGCAGTAGAAAATCATAGAATTTGTCAACTACATTTTATTTCCTAAAGAGATGCAAATAACAATTGGAACAATAGGCTAACCTTTCAACCTAATTGTACTCATACTTTGAAAGAGTGCATCTTAAGTACTAAATGCTATAAATAATTACTTCTTGAAAGATCCCGCCCCAGTGACAGCATTCATCcgttttaaaagttttatataAGGGGAAGAGGGAAGTCAAGACACTCAAGAACAGAACAACTCAAGATACAGGAAGAGAAACACAATGAACGCATATGTGAAGACAAACACATTCTACATTTCAATCTGGATTTGGATCATTTTAGGTGAGAATACAGTACATGTATTGCTGAGTTCATTTCTAATAGATCCTGTTTAGCATTTTACAGTGACAGATTTATGCTCAGCTGTTCATGTTAAAAATGAGAAGTGACTTATTGTTGGACATAATGTGTTGTTTGTTTAGGTGTTGAAAGCTACAGCGGTGGGTCAAACCATACATTAACTATTTATCCTGGAGGATCTGTCATCATCCCATGTCATTATGACAAGAAATACACACAGCAGAAGAAATCCTGGTACTCAGGGATTGatcaaacatacacatacacaaacacaacagagcaGGATCTATCAGTAATTGATCATCCTGATCAGAGTCTCTTTACTGTGACTATGAGAaacctgcagaacaaacacagtGGACTTTATTATTGTGTTGTGGAGACTGGAGAACAACCACCGATAAAAACAATATATGAGCCTTATCTCAAGATTCAGTCTAGTAAgacattttgtaattgttttaatctCATTCTGATGTTCAGTTCTCTTAAACTCTCTTTTATTCCTTGTGTATTTTATAATCAcaaatagatgtgtgtgtgtgtgtgtgtgtgtgtgtgtgtgtgtgtgtgtgtgttcagctcctGATGTATCTTTGATGAACAGCAGTGTCTCTGGACATGAAGGTGGTGATGTCAGTGTTCAGTGTCTGTACAGTTCTGGATATCAGAATAAAGTCAAACAGTGGTGCAGATATAAAGATCAGAGATGTTACACAGTGGGGAGGACTGACACATCCCAGAATTCATCAGTGCAGATCAGAGATGATGATGGGGGAAGATCCTTCACTGTGCTGATGACTGGACTGAGACGGACTGATTCTGGCTGGTACTTCTGCTCTGTAGGAGATGCACTGAATCCTGTTCTCATCACTGTTCAGAGagacaatgaaaataaaagtatgtgTAAGCAGCCATACATTGAAAAATCAGTCCATTAACATGAGAAttatcatgtttatttaaatttgaagtgtgctctttatatttataatagttcttatttttttgtaaatcatcTTTTGCATTCTGGCTGGTACTTCTGCTCTGTAGGAGATGCACTGAATCCTGTTCACATCACTGTAACGGAGGCAGAACCAGGTACAACtgtttttttcaataaatcataaatgttttgatactatgaaataaaacacaactaaatttttgttttattttttactttgtccgCAGGCACTGTCAGTGACAAAGAGTTAGTATTTAATAATTTCTCTGTAAATGACTTTCCTTTATAATAATCTTTGGGAAATTATTCTATATTTGTCTCTGGTTTATTACATGACTAACAGTCATTTCCTTGTTGCTCTGCTGATATTCTACCCTTTCTCCTCCTTTTTGTTTTTGCAGAAATGAAACAAAAGACACGGAGGAGCCACAAAAGTACTTCATgtgtattgtttaaaataattatagtttAACCTAATTCTAAAACCTTTAATCTGAAATACATAAACAGAAGGGCTTTTCACACTTCAAATATTCAGTCAGTAAACCCTGGATAATCTGAATCGTGGGTTATCTTGTTTCACCTTTCACACTGCTCAGTATTTACTCATGATTCTAGGTCTTCATAAACTGACATTCTACAGGTACACTGTATATCACGGTGTCAAACTCCAGCCCTGCACAGTTTAGATTAAACCCTAATTAAACCCGCCATAAACTcaagtcaatattttttttcttcttaaatgcTGAAACCACTGCTGCTTATGCAAGTCTATATTATAacttcaggtaaaaaaaaagaaaaaagaaacggtGCCAAACATGCTTCCAAATGTGATACTATTAATTCTCCTGTGGCTGAAAGCTTAGCCTGCAACATAATAACTCAGGGTTAACACAGTGTGAAAAGCCCTAGGagtttatattaatacattatttttaagtttcttttttggagctctttcaatataaaagttaacatttgtttctttatttccaCAGTAATGGACTCCTGATTGTGTGGCTTCTTCCAGCTTTAGCAGCACTTCTGCTGTTCTTGATTCTGGTCGGTGTTTTCACCTGGAGATGGAGACGGAGACCCAGTCAGTTTGAGCTGCactacacttttattttattccctGCTATTCTGACAGCACAGATTCAATCTATATGCAGTTAATGACAGATATTATTGTTTCCTCTTTTTAAAATGAAGAACAAGATAAACCTCACATCAGAGGGAGAAACAGCAGCAGAACCACTGACATGGTGAGTCCTTTATAAGAAGCAAGTTATGAAAATATTGGGATGATAATATAGGGTTCAACATCACTAAAGGCGCACCGGGGTGAAACACACATTTGACTTTAATTATAAATTCACTTTTTCTTAAGGTGTGCCTTTAACCCCTGTTATGTGCTCTATCATTTCATTTTTAGTATAAAAGACTCTGTCTGCTTTGATAACACAGCCTTTTCATTCTGATCAATCTAGAGACTGTTTAAGAGTCAAATGtgagaaaagaaaagcatttgttgtttttgtctagCGTTCCTTATGTAGCTATTTTCATTGTTGACCAAGGAACGGGTAGTTAAGAAAAGGAGTTATAGCCTGTATTTATTATATCTGCTTCATTTGTCGGACTGATTTAAAATGGTAACTGATGAGATCATAAGAATGATCTATTAAAAGAACAGCTCATCAGAGGCACAGACATGTTTCATAAATGACCCTTTGATATGTGCTTTGTCATGCTTTGTCATGTCAGaaatacatgaaataaataatactgatATTTCTGACAAGAATGCAACACTATTCACATATTTTACGCCACTCACATATTTCCAGGACATGGTTTTTCTTGATGTTACGGTTTTTGTGTGATTTGTATGAAATGCAGATGTACTCTAAACCTGAAGATCCTATGACACACAGCACCATAAAATGATGAAATCCCAAATAGACATTAATATATCTATTTTAAGGTGACCTTATGAGTCTATTTTTCTTATGCGTGTCCTGGGGCCCATTCTTCATACCTCGATTAATACATCTTAAGATGTTTTCGAAAAATGCCAGATCTTTTAATCGTGATAACTGATCTCAGGCTAATTTGGGTTTTAAAACGAATCTGAGGATTTTATTCAAATATCTGGATTAAGTTTCCTGACCCTGCGTCCCAGTGTACATACTATCTATCTGCCCTAAATAGTATTGAAAATTACTAATATCACATAGAATGTAGGATGGATTGTGTGCAGATTGACACAAATTTCTGTACCTTTATAAGGAAAGAGCAAGCAACCAAAACTACATTTAATGATACAATaggtttacattac
Coding sequences:
- the LOC113096944 gene encoding polymeric immunoglobulin receptor-like — encoded protein: MNAYVKTNTFYISIWIWIILGVESYSGGSNHTLTIYPGGSVIIPCHYDKKYTQQKKSWYSGIDQTYTYTNTTEQDLSVIDHPDQSLFTVTMRNLQNKHSGLYYCVVETGEQPPIKTIYEPYLKIQSTPDVSLMNSSVSGHEGGDVSVQCLYSSGYQNKVKQWCRYKDQRCYTVGRTDTSQNSSVQIRDDDGGRSFTVLMTGLRRTDSGWYFCSVGDALNPVLITVQRDNENKRDALNPVHITVTEAEPGTVSDKENETKDTEEPQNNGLLIVWLLPALAALLLFLILVGVFTWRWRRRPKQDKPHIRGRNSSRTTDMDPINDIIYYSTIVHVPGSEAMKSPAGGAINSIIYSTVAPH